The following proteins are encoded in a genomic region of Candidatus Eisenbacteria bacterium:
- a CDS encoding amidohydrolase family protein, which produces MGRRYELISADSHVLEPPHLWTEYLPRKFHPKAPRVVPDGDGGEAWQFAPDVPPAPIGIYASAGRAHDDVRWTGVTFAGANQGNFRGDVRLQEMDADGVDAEVLYGSARMLSHFFSDPDPAFHLAGVQAYNTWLAEAFVKVAPDRLVGLAAMPALGVDACIQELERCLALGLRGAWLLTLPSTGAAIRPEDDPFWDAAQALGVAVHFHVRIMRQVTRPHPKGVRGDTLWGLAGNGAQAFLTDLPEIIVSGVHDRFPRLTWVAAETGAGWIPYILEQLDDRWWRNRSWLPVALRHEPSHYFRRNWRATFMIDHVAVENRDDVGIDNLMWSTDYPHHGCDWPQTRRVTAALMRDVPADDRRKLCALNAASLYGLG; this is translated from the coding sequence ATGGGACGCCGCTACGAGCTGATCTCCGCCGACTCCCACGTGCTCGAGCCGCCGCACCTGTGGACGGAGTACCTGCCGCGCAAGTTCCACCCGAAGGCGCCTCGCGTCGTGCCCGACGGCGACGGCGGCGAGGCCTGGCAGTTCGCGCCCGACGTGCCGCCGGCGCCGATCGGCATCTACGCCTCGGCCGGCCGGGCGCACGACGACGTGCGCTGGACCGGGGTCACCTTCGCCGGGGCGAACCAGGGCAACTTCCGTGGCGACGTGCGGCTCCAGGAGATGGACGCGGACGGCGTCGACGCGGAGGTGCTGTACGGCTCGGCGCGGATGCTCTCCCACTTTTTCTCGGATCCCGATCCCGCGTTCCATCTGGCCGGCGTCCAGGCCTACAACACGTGGCTCGCCGAGGCCTTCGTGAAGGTGGCGCCGGATCGACTGGTGGGGCTCGCGGCGATGCCGGCGCTCGGCGTCGACGCCTGCATCCAGGAGCTCGAGCGCTGCCTCGCGCTCGGTCTTCGCGGCGCCTGGCTTCTGACCCTGCCGTCGACCGGTGCGGCGATCCGACCCGAGGACGACCCCTTCTGGGACGCCGCGCAGGCGCTCGGCGTGGCCGTGCACTTCCACGTGCGCATCATGCGCCAGGTGACGCGTCCCCATCCGAAGGGCGTACGGGGCGACACGCTCTGGGGCCTCGCGGGCAACGGTGCGCAGGCCTTCCTCACCGATCTGCCGGAGATCATCGTGTCGGGCGTGCACGACCGCTTCCCGCGTCTAACCTGGGTGGCGGCCGAGACCGGCGCGGGCTGGATCCCCTACATCCTCGAGCAGCTCGACGACCGCTGGTGGCGCAACCGCTCCTGGCTCCCCGTGGCGCTCCGCCACGAACCGAGCCACTACTTCCGGCGGAACTGGCGCGCCACCTTCATGATCGATCACGTGGCGGTCGAGAACCGGGACGACGTCGGCATCGACAATCTCATGTGGTCGACGGACTATCCGCATCACGGATGCGACTGGCCGCAGACGCGCCGCGTGACCGCCGCGCTCATGCGCGACGTTCCCGCCGACGATCGGCGGAAGCTATGCGCCCTCAACGCCGCATCGCTCTACGGGCTCGGATAG
- a CDS encoding AcvB/VirJ family lysyl-phosphatidylglycerol hydrolase, with the protein MRPQRRIALRARIAACIAVAALAASARADEPPPWPAAAEALSLPLTIVPATGAARALLVFFSGDGGWAAVDQEVSSGLAARGVATIGWSSLRYFATTQSPVRVAEDLRRLLRVLEPAGLPIFVGGYSFGAEVAPVVLAGEWSAAERKRIAGLLLLAPGASASFRVNPLDWIRDPPVDPKHRIDDAARRLGGLRTLCVTGVDDTTSACGALADVPGVTVARVPGTHHFENGIPAVIDAATTRLFMPALEER; encoded by the coding sequence ATGCGCCCTCAACGCCGCATCGCTCTACGGGCTCGGATAGCGGCCTGCATCGCCGTCGCCGCGCTGGCCGCGTCCGCCCGCGCCGACGAGCCGCCGCCCTGGCCCGCCGCCGCCGAGGCGCTCTCGCTCCCGCTGACGATCGTTCCGGCGACGGGCGCGGCGCGGGCGCTGCTCGTCTTCTTCTCGGGCGACGGTGGCTGGGCGGCGGTCGACCAGGAAGTGTCGAGCGGGCTCGCGGCTCGCGGCGTCGCGACGATCGGCTGGAGCTCGCTGCGGTACTTCGCGACGACGCAGTCCCCGGTGCGCGTGGCCGAGGACCTGCGACGCCTGCTCCGCGTCCTCGAGCCGGCGGGCCTTCCGATCTTCGTCGGTGGCTACTCCTTCGGAGCCGAGGTGGCACCGGTCGTGCTCGCCGGCGAGTGGTCCGCCGCCGAGAGGAAGCGGATCGCGGGGCTCCTCCTGCTCGCACCGGGCGCGAGCGCGAGCTTCCGCGTCAACCCGCTCGACTGGATCCGCGATCCCCCCGTCGACCCGAAGCACCGGATCGACGACGCCGCCCGGCGCCTGGGCGGCCTCCGCACCCTGTGCGTCACCGGCGTCGACGACACGACGTCGGCATGCGGCGCGCTGGCCGACGTTCCGGGCGTGACGGTTGCGCGCGTGCCGGGCACGCACCATTTCGAGAACGGGATCCCCGCCGTGATCGACGCGGCGACGACCCGCCTGTTCATGCCAGCACTGGAGGAGCGATGA
- a CDS encoding DUF1003 domain-containing protein, with translation MSANATMEVQERTCCLCERTGRRSTMIAAAMVRPQVAAHIAQHYPDKWTGAGYLCRNCLNTERLDYVTARLTQEKGALSTVEEEVAKKAGLHLTIARNIDAQFQEGLTVGQAAADTVARIGGSWVFVIGFLVFLVLWMAFNTFVLRQTSFDPYPYILLNLVLSCIAALQAPIIMMSQNRQSERDRVESTHDYETDLKAEIEIASLHDKIDHLLHAQWERMVELQEMQIDLLTEIAGRPRRL, from the coding sequence ATGAGCGCCAATGCGACGATGGAGGTCCAGGAACGAACGTGCTGCCTGTGCGAACGCACGGGCCGGCGGTCGACGATGATTGCGGCGGCGATGGTCCGGCCGCAGGTGGCGGCGCACATCGCGCAGCACTACCCCGACAAGTGGACGGGCGCCGGCTACCTCTGCCGGAACTGTCTCAACACCGAGCGACTCGACTACGTCACCGCCCGGCTCACCCAAGAGAAGGGTGCACTCTCCACGGTCGAGGAGGAGGTCGCCAAGAAGGCGGGCCTGCACCTCACGATCGCGCGCAACATCGACGCCCAGTTCCAGGAGGGCCTCACGGTCGGCCAGGCGGCCGCCGACACCGTCGCCCGCATCGGCGGCTCGTGGGTGTTCGTTATCGGATTCCTCGTCTTCCTGGTCCTCTGGATGGCGTTCAACACCTTCGTGCTGCGGCAGACGTCGTTCGATCCCTATCCCTACATCCTCCTGAACCTCGTGCTCTCGTGCATCGCCGCGCTCCAGGCCCCGATCATCATGATGTCGCAGAACCGGCAGAGCGAGCGCGATCGCGTCGAATCGACCCACGACTATGAGACGGACTTGAAGGCCGAGATCGAGATCGCGAGCCTCCACGACAAGATCGACCACCTGCTGCACGCGCAGTGGGAGCGGATGGTGGAGCTGCAGGAGATGCAGATCGACCTCCTGACCGAGATCGCCGGGCGACCGCGACGGCTCTGA
- the mprF gene encoding bifunctional lysylphosphatidylglycerol flippase/synthetase MprF, whose translation MLWRLRHLTPLVGVALFGAALWLLHHALRGVNYHDVVRVLRALPHRQVALAVLTTAAGYFCLTLYDTLACRYAGHALPYRRTAFASFVGYAFSHTLGVPVLSGGAVRYRLYSAWGLSAADLAIVIAFNGFTFWLGFAGLGGLLFLVHPPAIPAALALPLHSIRGIGAALVVLVAAYLLFTALRRTPVVVRGTEVAVPAPRMAVAQLVVSTLDWIFAGATLWALLPATPHLSLPTLLGVFLLAQSAGLASHVPGGLGVFETAILLLLAPPLAPRDVLGSLLAFRAVYYFAPLALAALALGAHELGLRHTTFRRVTHLLEDWGSAVVPQVLAIAAFLSGTILLFSGATPGIPSRLALLDDVLPLAVLEASHFLGSLAGVGLIVLARDLQRRLDAAYLATAALLVAGIAFSLLKGADYEEALILTVTLVALLPCRRQFYRHTALLAERLTPAWTAAVVLVVGASVWLYLFAHRHTAYAHELWWRFELAASAPRALRATTGAVIAALFAGVWMLRRPVASDPELPAPADLDRAQAVVVASPSTMSHLALLGDKHLLFSDSGRAFVMYGVEGRSWVALGDPVGPDDEATELAWRFRELSDRHDGSTVFYQVEAARLPLYLDLGLTLLKLGEEARVPLADFGLEGGARKGLRQAVHRVRDDGYEVTVVPAVDVGRLMDELRAVSDLWLAEKHTREKGFSLGFFASDYLRRCPVAVVRRAGATVAFANLWLGAGKDELSIDLMRHRPDAPSGVMDFLFAELMAWGKAEGYAWFNLGMAPLSGLEDRALAPLWNRVGAMVFRHGEHFYNFQGVRAYKEKFHPTWMPRYLASPGGLTLPRVLVNVAALISGGLRGVFAK comes from the coding sequence GTGCTCTGGCGGCTGCGCCATCTGACGCCGCTGGTCGGCGTCGCGCTGTTCGGCGCCGCGCTCTGGCTGCTCCATCACGCGCTGCGCGGGGTCAACTACCACGACGTCGTGCGCGTGCTGCGGGCCCTCCCACACCGGCAGGTGGCCCTCGCCGTGCTCACGACCGCCGCCGGCTACTTCTGCCTGACGCTCTACGACACCCTCGCGTGTCGCTATGCGGGCCACGCGCTCCCGTACCGGCGCACGGCGTTCGCGTCGTTCGTCGGCTACGCGTTCAGCCACACGCTCGGCGTCCCGGTGCTCTCGGGCGGCGCCGTGCGCTACCGCCTGTATTCGGCCTGGGGGCTCTCGGCCGCGGACCTGGCGATCGTGATCGCGTTCAACGGCTTCACGTTCTGGCTCGGGTTCGCCGGGCTCGGCGGCCTCCTGTTCCTCGTCCACCCGCCCGCGATCCCGGCAGCGCTCGCCCTGCCGCTGCACTCGATCCGCGGCATCGGGGCCGCGCTGGTCGTGCTGGTCGCCGCGTATCTTCTCTTCACGGCGCTGCGCCGCACGCCGGTCGTCGTGCGCGGCACCGAGGTCGCGGTGCCGGCGCCGCGGATGGCCGTCGCCCAGCTCGTCGTCTCGACGCTCGACTGGATCTTCGCCGGCGCGACGCTCTGGGCGCTGCTTCCGGCGACCCCGCACCTCTCGCTGCCGACCCTACTCGGCGTCTTCCTGCTCGCGCAGAGTGCCGGCCTCGCGAGCCACGTGCCGGGCGGGCTCGGCGTCTTCGAGACGGCGATCCTCCTCCTGCTCGCGCCGCCGCTCGCGCCGCGCGACGTCCTGGGCTCGCTGCTCGCGTTCCGCGCCGTGTACTACTTCGCTCCGCTGGCGCTGGCGGCGCTGGCGCTCGGCGCGCACGAGCTGGGGCTCCGGCACACGACCTTCCGGCGCGTCACGCACCTCCTCGAGGACTGGGGATCGGCGGTGGTCCCGCAGGTGCTGGCGATCGCCGCGTTCCTGTCGGGGACGATCCTCCTCTTCTCCGGCGCGACGCCCGGCATCCCGTCGCGCCTGGCGTTGCTCGACGACGTGCTCCCGCTGGCGGTGCTGGAGGCATCGCACTTCCTCGGCAGCCTCGCCGGGGTGGGCCTCATCGTTCTCGCGCGCGATCTCCAGCGCCGGCTCGATGCCGCCTACCTCGCGACCGCGGCGCTCCTCGTGGCCGGCATCGCGTTCTCGCTCCTGAAGGGCGCCGACTACGAGGAGGCGCTCATCCTGACGGTCACGCTCGTCGCGCTGCTCCCGTGCCGCCGCCAGTTCTATCGCCACACGGCGCTGCTCGCCGAGCGGCTGACGCCGGCGTGGACGGCCGCGGTGGTGCTGGTGGTCGGCGCGTCGGTGTGGCTGTACCTCTTCGCGCACCGCCATACGGCCTACGCCCACGAGCTCTGGTGGCGGTTCGAGCTCGCCGCGAGCGCGCCGCGCGCGCTGCGCGCCACGACCGGCGCCGTCATCGCCGCGCTCTTCGCCGGGGTGTGGATGCTCCGCCGCCCCGTCGCGTCCGACCCCGAGCTGCCCGCCCCCGCCGATCTCGACCGTGCGCAGGCGGTCGTGGTCGCGAGCCCGAGCACGATGAGCCATCTCGCGCTCCTCGGCGACAAGCATCTGCTCTTCAGCGACAGCGGCCGCGCGTTCGTCATGTACGGCGTCGAGGGCCGGAGCTGGGTCGCGCTCGGTGATCCCGTCGGGCCCGACGACGAGGCGACCGAGCTCGCCTGGCGCTTTCGCGAGCTGTCCGATCGGCACGACGGCTCGACCGTGTTCTACCAGGTCGAGGCGGCACGCCTGCCGCTCTACCTCGACCTCGGCCTCACCCTCTTGAAGCTCGGCGAGGAGGCCCGCGTGCCGCTCGCCGACTTCGGCCTCGAAGGCGGCGCCCGCAAGGGACTTCGGCAGGCGGTGCATCGCGTGCGCGACGACGGCTACGAGGTGACGGTGGTGCCGGCGGTCGACGTCGGGCGTCTCATGGACGAGCTGCGCGCCGTCTCCGACCTCTGGCTCGCCGAGAAGCACACGCGCGAGAAGGGCTTCTCCCTCGGCTTCTTCGCGTCCGACTACCTGCGCCGCTGCCCGGTGGCGGTCGTGCGGCGCGCGGGGGCGACCGTCGCCTTCGCGAACCTGTGGCTCGGCGCCGGGAAGGACGAGCTGTCGATCGACCTCATGCGCCACCGTCCCGACGCGCCGAGCGGCGTCATGGACTTCCTGTTCGCCGAGCTGATGGCGTGGGGAAAGGCCGAGGGCTACGCCTGGTTCAACCTCGGGATGGCGCCGCTCTCGGGGCTCGAGGACCGCGCGCTCGCACCGCTATGGAATCGGGTCGGTGCGATGGTGTTCCGTCACGGCGAGCACTTCTACAACTTCCAGGGGGTGCGCGCGTACAAGGAGAAGTTCCACCCGACGTGGATGCCCCGCTACCTCGCGTCGCCGGGCGGCCTCACGCTGCCGCGCGTGCTGGTGAACGTCGCGGCGCTCATCTCGGGTGGGCTCCGCGGCGTGTTCGCGAAGTAG
- the mgtE gene encoding magnesium transporter produces the protein MSQALARDDRVSVEELQEIWPILSPRDRVEAFLLLPRAEAEDLFFSLSAADQAAIVLGLPGGDRRSWMRLLAPDDATDLVQAVPPGARAALLALLDDPTRQEVQGLLAYAEDRAGGLMNTRFARLRPEMTVDEAMAYLRKQGRQQVETIYYCYVLAADQRLLGVVSFRELFDAHAGQCVCDIMRTSVVTVTGHTAQEDVSRLFQRSGLIALPVVDDAGRMQGIVTADDVVHVVSEQATKEIQKMGGSEVLGVPYLEIGFASLVRKRAGWLSALFLGEMLTATAMGYFEKEIERAVVLALFVPLIISSGGNSGSQASTLVIRAMALGEVRLRDWWRVIRREISAGLVLGSILGSIGLARILAWVGLFGAYGEHYLLVGSTVAVSLIGVVTFGTFAGSLLPFVLRRLGFDPASACAPFVATLVDVTGLVIYFSVASLIFRGTLL, from the coding sequence ATGTCCCAGGCCCTGGCGCGAGACGATCGCGTCTCGGTGGAAGAGCTGCAGGAGATCTGGCCGATCTTGTCGCCACGCGACCGCGTGGAGGCCTTCCTCCTGCTTCCGAGAGCCGAGGCGGAGGACCTCTTCTTCTCGCTGAGCGCGGCGGATCAAGCGGCAATCGTCCTGGGCCTGCCGGGGGGGGACCGCCGATCCTGGATGCGACTCCTCGCTCCAGACGATGCCACCGACCTGGTCCAGGCGGTACCTCCCGGGGCGCGTGCGGCGCTGCTCGCGCTCCTCGACGACCCGACCCGCCAGGAGGTCCAGGGTCTGCTCGCCTACGCCGAGGACCGGGCGGGCGGGTTGATGAACACGCGCTTCGCCCGCCTTCGGCCAGAGATGACGGTCGACGAGGCGATGGCCTACCTGCGCAAGCAAGGGCGCCAACAGGTCGAGACCATCTACTACTGCTACGTCCTCGCGGCGGATCAGCGGCTCCTCGGCGTCGTCTCGTTTCGCGAGCTGTTCGACGCACACGCGGGTCAATGCGTGTGCGACATCATGCGGACGAGCGTCGTCACCGTGACCGGGCACACGGCCCAGGAGGACGTCAGCCGGCTCTTCCAGCGCTCGGGCCTGATCGCGCTTCCGGTGGTCGACGACGCGGGTCGCATGCAGGGCATCGTCACGGCCGACGACGTCGTCCACGTCGTCTCCGAGCAGGCGACGAAAGAGATTCAGAAGATGGGCGGCTCGGAAGTGCTCGGGGTTCCGTATCTCGAGATCGGCTTCGCGAGCCTGGTGAGGAAGCGGGCGGGGTGGCTCTCGGCCCTCTTCCTCGGCGAGATGCTGACGGCGACGGCGATGGGGTATTTCGAGAAGGAGATCGAGCGCGCGGTCGTGCTGGCGCTCTTCGTCCCACTCATCATCAGCAGCGGCGGCAACTCCGGCTCCCAGGCCTCGACGCTGGTCATCCGGGCAATGGCGCTCGGTGAGGTGCGCCTGCGCGACTGGTGGCGCGTGATTCGCCGCGAGATCTCCGCCGGGCTCGTTCTCGGCTCGATCCTCGGCTCGATCGGCCTGGCGCGGATCCTGGCCTGGGTCGGCCTCTTCGGTGCGTACGGCGAGCACTATCTGCTGGTCGGCTCGACGGTGGCGGTGAGTCTCATCGGCGTCGTCACGTTCGGAACGTTCGCCGGCTCGCTGCTGCCGTTCGTTCTGCGGCGCCTGGGCTTCGACCCCGCGAGCGCGTGTGCCCCGTTCGTTGCAACGCTCGTCGACGTCACGGGGCTGGTGATCTACTTCTCGGTGGCGAGCCTCATCTTCCGCGGCACGCTCCTGTAG
- a CDS encoding cysteine hydrolase, with amino-acid sequence MADLELDVDAAALCLVEMQNDIVHERNIGEKGLGGALAGQVKARGVIPKLERLTAAARARGVPVVYVNFCGKPGFPRPNTRLYRLSASKPRLVEGTWGVQTHEALTPRPEDFVLERTVGVDGSYGTQLYPVLRMLARRTMLMTGVSTNLAIESIVRASVNRGFDMVVVEDCCASFPQEWHDWTVKNILPLLATVTSSDVVLRALGAD; translated from the coding sequence ATGGCGGACCTCGAGCTCGACGTGGACGCTGCGGCGCTCTGTCTCGTCGAAATGCAGAACGACATCGTGCACGAGCGGAACATCGGCGAGAAGGGGCTCGGCGGTGCGCTCGCCGGCCAGGTGAAGGCCCGCGGCGTCATCCCGAAGCTCGAGCGGCTCACGGCCGCAGCGCGCGCGCGCGGCGTGCCGGTCGTCTACGTCAACTTCTGCGGCAAGCCCGGATTCCCGCGTCCGAATACGCGGCTGTACCGGCTGTCGGCCTCGAAGCCGCGGCTCGTCGAAGGCACCTGGGGCGTGCAGACGCACGAGGCGCTCACGCCGCGGCCCGAGGACTTCGTCCTCGAGCGCACCGTCGGCGTCGACGGATCGTACGGCACGCAGCTCTATCCTGTCCTGCGCATGCTCGCACGTCGCACGATGCTCATGACCGGCGTGTCGACCAACCTCGCCATCGAGAGCATCGTGCGCGCGTCCGTCAATCGCGGCTTCGACATGGTCGTCGTCGAGGACTGTTGCGCGAGCTTCCCCCAGGAGTGGCACGACTGGACGGTCAAGAACATCCTGCCGCTGCTCGCCACGGTGACGTCGTCCGACGTCGTTCTGCGCGCGCTCGGCGCCGATTGA
- a CDS encoding nuclear transport factor 2 family protein produces MQPWEMAAREAIRDLVARYSVAGDRGRFDDLIALFTDDGLLELPEGRSARGRDAIRAFLSDTGARLREATTRPVIRHHVTTHQIDVASASEATGTAYFFVVTERGADHWGRYRDRYACVDGTWRFAHRKVTLDGWAPGSWSAERRKG; encoded by the coding sequence ATGCAGCCATGGGAGATGGCCGCGCGCGAGGCCATCCGCGATCTCGTCGCGCGCTACTCCGTCGCCGGCGATCGCGGCCGCTTCGACGATCTCATCGCGCTCTTCACCGACGACGGTCTGCTCGAGCTGCCCGAGGGCCGCTCGGCACGCGGCCGGGACGCGATCCGGGCCTTCCTCAGCGACACCGGAGCCCGCTTGCGCGAAGCGACCACCCGCCCCGTCATCCGCCACCACGTGACGACGCACCAGATCGACGTCGCGAGCGCGAGCGAGGCGACCGGGACGGCGTACTTCTTCGTCGTCACCGAGCGCGGCGCCGATCACTGGGGTCGATATCGCGATCGCTACGCCTGCGTGGACGGCACGTGGCGCTTCGCGCATCGCAAGGTGACGCTCGACGGCTGGGCGCCGGGCTCGTGGTCCGCCGAGCGCCGCAAGGGCTGA
- a CDS encoding enoyl-CoA hydratase-related protein, with amino-acid sequence MPMPQYETVLYEVDGHVATLTLNRPERMNAMNQKLKDELREAWREVKNDPDVWCAILTGAGKGFSTGADVEGLATGGFTRPDRWRELALIEGIVDLPTPRRQRVFKPVIAAVNGACAGFSLDFVTESDIPIASDKAFFVDPHVSIGLVSSHEMVNMSRRVPLAVCLRMALLGSKERMTPERAYQVGLVTEVVPHEKLMERARELARMICENAPLAVWGTKMGILQGLGLPIPQAEEIAAGYLEVNEQTEDFHEGPRSFLEKRKPAWKGR; translated from the coding sequence ATGCCGATGCCGCAGTACGAGACGGTCCTCTACGAGGTCGACGGGCACGTCGCGACCCTCACGCTCAACCGCCCCGAGCGCATGAACGCCATGAACCAGAAGCTGAAGGACGAGCTGCGGGAGGCATGGCGCGAGGTGAAGAACGATCCCGACGTGTGGTGCGCGATCCTGACCGGGGCGGGCAAGGGCTTCTCCACCGGCGCCGACGTCGAAGGCCTCGCGACGGGCGGCTTCACGCGGCCCGACCGGTGGCGCGAGCTGGCGCTGATCGAGGGCATCGTCGACCTCCCCACGCCGCGGCGCCAGCGCGTCTTCAAGCCCGTCATCGCCGCCGTGAACGGCGCCTGCGCCGGCTTCTCGCTCGACTTCGTGACCGAGTCGGACATCCCGATCGCGTCCGACAAGGCGTTCTTCGTCGATCCGCACGTCTCGATCGGGCTCGTCTCGTCGCACGAGATGGTGAACATGTCGCGGCGCGTTCCGCTCGCCGTGTGCCTGCGGATGGCGCTGCTCGGCTCGAAGGAGCGCATGACGCCCGAGCGCGCGTACCAGGTGGGGCTCGTCACCGAAGTCGTGCCGCACGAGAAGCTCATGGAGCGCGCGCGCGAGCTCGCCCGCATGATCTGCGAGAACGCACCGCTCGCCGTGTGGGGCACGAAGATGGGCATCCTGCAGGGGCTCGGGCTCCCGATCCCACAGGCCGAGGAGATCGCGGCCGGCTACCTCGAGGTGAACGAGCAGACCGAGGACTTCCACGAGGGGCCGCGCTCGTTCCTCGAGAAGCGCAAGCCGGCGTGGAAGGGGCGCTGA
- a CDS encoding flavin monoamine oxidase family protein — protein sequence MGLSSRLSRRSFLKGAAAAAAGPAFARDADAKRTSRHVDVAIVGAGFAGLTAARLLTAQGASVVVLEANDRVGGRTLNADLGGGKVVEVGGQWVGPLQTEIIALAKEVGVDTFKTYNEGNDVFYSGGTLTPYPASVGIPPIAPGDLTELLTVVLVALDTLAKQIPLDEPWNAPGVDTLALDGQTAETWKLQNLTTPGARLLFDLSVQSVFACEPRDISLLHFLFYVHSGGGILPLVSTSGGAQDSRFVGGSQIVAQKVADALGKRVVLRSPVRRITQTSGGVVVETDRRRYRAGRVIVALPPTLCSRIDYDPIVPGLRDQLTQRFPMGSVIKCQAVYPGPFWRDAGLSGQATSDTGPVKVTFDNSPPDGSPGVLIGFIEGAEARAWGERSVADRQQAVLESFARYFGPQAMNATAYIERDWSAEPWTRGCYAGFLAPGVLTSYGTALRAPVGRIHWAGTETADVSNGYMDGAVRSGQRVAAEVTSA from the coding sequence ATGGGACTCTCGTCGCGGCTGTCACGCCGCTCGTTCCTGAAGGGGGCGGCGGCCGCCGCCGCGGGACCGGCGTTCGCTCGCGACGCCGACGCGAAACGGACGTCCAGGCACGTCGACGTCGCGATCGTCGGCGCCGGCTTCGCCGGGCTCACGGCCGCCCGGCTGCTCACGGCGCAGGGCGCTTCGGTCGTCGTCCTCGAGGCGAACGATCGCGTCGGCGGGCGCACGCTCAACGCCGATCTCGGCGGCGGCAAGGTGGTCGAGGTCGGCGGCCAGTGGGTGGGACCGCTGCAAACAGAGATCATCGCGCTCGCGAAGGAGGTCGGCGTCGATACGTTCAAGACCTACAACGAGGGCAACGACGTCTTCTATTCCGGCGGCACGCTCACGCCGTATCCGGCGTCGGTCGGGATCCCGCCGATTGCCCCCGGGGATCTGACCGAGCTCCTGACCGTCGTCCTGGTCGCCCTCGACACCCTCGCGAAGCAGATCCCGCTCGACGAGCCGTGGAACGCACCGGGTGTCGACACGCTCGCGCTCGACGGCCAGACGGCCGAGACGTGGAAGCTCCAGAACCTGACGACGCCCGGCGCGCGCCTCCTCTTCGACCTCTCGGTGCAGTCGGTGTTCGCGTGCGAACCGCGCGACATCTCGCTGCTGCACTTCCTGTTCTACGTGCACTCGGGCGGCGGCATCCTGCCCCTCGTCTCGACGAGCGGCGGCGCGCAGGACTCGCGCTTCGTCGGCGGCTCGCAGATCGTCGCCCAGAAGGTCGCCGACGCGCTCGGGAAGCGCGTCGTCCTGCGCTCGCCGGTGCGGCGCATCACGCAGACGAGCGGCGGGGTCGTGGTCGAAACCGATCGCCGCCGCTACCGCGCGGGACGCGTCATCGTGGCGCTGCCGCCGACGCTGTGCAGCCGCATCGACTACGACCCGATCGTGCCCGGCTTGCGCGATCAACTGACGCAGCGGTTCCCGATGGGCTCGGTCATCAAGTGCCAGGCGGTCTATCCGGGCCCGTTCTGGCGCGACGCCGGCCTCTCCGGACAGGCGACGAGCGACACGGGACCGGTGAAGGTCACCTTCGACAACTCGCCGCCGGACGGCAGCCCGGGCGTCCTCATCGGCTTCATCGAGGGCGCCGAGGCGCGGGCGTGGGGCGAGCGATCGGTGGCCGACCGCCAACAAGCGGTGCTGGAGTCGTTCGCCCGCTACTTCGGCCCGCAGGCGATGAACGCCACCGCCTACATCGAGCGCGACTGGTCGGCCGAGCCGTGGACGCGCGGCTGCTACGCCGGTTTCCTCGCGCCCGGCGTCCTCACGAGCTACGGGACGGCCTTGCGCGCTCCCGTGGGACGCATCCACTGGGCGGGCACCGAGACGGCCGACGTGTCCAACGGCTACATGGACGGCGCCGTCCGCTCCGGCCAGCGCGTCGCGGCCGAGGTCACGTCCGCCTGA